GGTCAGCGCGTGCCGGACCACCCCGTCGCCGACGCGGGGGTTGGCCTGCAGGCGGCCCTTGGGAGGCTCGGGCGCGAGACGGGCGACGTTCGAGGTCTCGCGCAGGACGCTGAAGCGCAGCGACCGGGTGTCACGGACACAGCCGTGCAGCGGCTGGACCATCTTGACGTGTTCCTCGCTGTTGACCCAGGCCAGGAAGGGCGGTGCGCTCTCCCATTCACTGGTGATGAGCCACTGGGAGGGGTTCTCGATGGACTGGCACAGCTGGTCGGTGATGTGTCCGGGGACGGACGCGACCTGGTTGCGCAGGTGCTCGTAGGCTTCGAGGAAGTCCTGCTGGGCTCCGTCGTGGAGGTCCAGCAGCAGCACGACCCTCAGCCGGGAGCCGTCGAAGGCCGACTGGGATATTCGTTCCGACAGCGTTGTCATCGTCTACGCATCTCCTTCGGGGCCCGATGGCCCCAGTGGTGCGTCGTCAGTTCCGGTCGATCCGGGTGACTGAGCCGGATGGTGGGGACGGCCTGCCGCGTGTCGCGGGGGGCGTCCCGGATTCGATCGTCGCCGCGACCCACGGGTGGCGCGAGATCTGTGAGCCATGCAGGTGAACCGTGATCGAACAGGCTCTGAGCCGGGCATTCGTGCTCCATCTGCCGTAAGCGTCCCTGGAGCTGGAGCACGCAATGAATCCCACCGTCGAAGACCGGGTGCCGGTACTCGTCGTGGGCGGGTCCCTGGTCGGCCTGTCCGCGTCGCTGTTCCTGGGACGCCTGGGCATCAGACATCTGCTGGTCGAGAAGCACGCGGACACCTCCCGCCACCCGCGCGGACGGGGCAACAACGTCCGCACCATGGAACTGTTCCGGGTGGCCGGCGCGGAGCAGGGGATCCGCGAGGCCGCGTCGGTCCTGGCCGACAACCACGGGATCCTGCAGGCCCGTTCGCTCACCGGCGACGACCACGAGTGGCTGTTCAAGGAGATCGACCCGGGCGGCGGGCTGGCCCGCATCAGCCCGTCCGCCTGGTGCCTGTGCAGCCAGAACGACCTGGAGCCCGTACTGGTGCGCTGTGCCCGCGAGCACGGTGGTGACCTGCGGTTCTCCACCGAGCTGAGCTCCTTCGAACAGGACGCGCAGGGGGTGCGGGCGACGCTGAGAAACCGGGAGACCGGTGAGCTGTCCACCGTGCACGCGGACTACCTGATCGCCGCCGACGGGCCCCGCAGTCCGGTCCGCGAGCGGCTGGGCATCGGCCAGACGGGGCCCGGCGACCTGTTCCACAACGTGAGCATCACCTTCCGCGCGCCGCAGCTCGCCGAGGTCGTCGGCGACCGCCGCTTCATCGCCTGCTACTTGACCCACCCCGAGGCCGACGGCGCCCTGCTGCCGGTCGACAACAAGGCGGACTGGGTCTTCCACGCCCCCTGGCACCCCGACACGGGCGAGACCCTGGAGGACTTCACCGACGAGCGGTGCATCGACCACATCCGCCGGGCAACAGGCGTACCGGGCATGGCAGTTGAGATCACCGGCAAGGCCCCGTGGCACGCCGCCGAGCGGGTCGCCGAGCGGTACGCGGACGGCCGGGTCTTCCTCGCCGGCGACTCGGCCCACGAGATGTCCCCCACCGGCGCGTTCGGCTCCAACACCGGCATCCAGGACGCCCACAACCTGGCCTGGAAGCTCGCCGCCGTGCTCAACGGCGCGGCGGGCCCGGAGCTGCTGGCGACCTACGAGGCGGAGCGGCAGCCGGTGGCGCGGGAGACCAGCGCCCGCGCCTCGGCGCGCTCGGCCGAGCACAGCCACCCGGGGTACGCACCGGCCCCCGGGGCGGCCGGCGGCCGGCAGCGCGGGGTGCTCACCGTCGCCCTGGGGTACTGCTATCCGCAGGGCGCGGTCGTCGGCGCCGACCCCACGCTGCCGGTGGTACCCGACCAGATGCGGCTCACGGGCGAACCGGGCACCCGCGCCCCGCACATGTGGCTGCGGGCCGGCGGCGAGCGGCGCTCGACCCTCGATCTGTACGAGAAGTCCTTCGTCCTGCTGACCGGGACGGACGGCGAGATGTGGCGCACCGCGGTCAAGGGCGCCAACGAGGAGTTCTCCCTCGGGCTGGACTGCTACCTGATCGGCACCGGTCCGAACGACGACCTGGCTCCCGAGGACGGCGCCGACTGGGCCGAGAAGCACGGGACGACGCCCGAGGGTGCGGTGCTGGTGCGCCCCGACGGGTTCGTGGCGTGGCGGGCCGAGGGGCGGGTGGCCGACCCCGAGGCGGCGCTGCGGGAGGTCCTTGCCGCGCTGCTGTGCCGGAGCTGACCCGCCCGGCGCACCCCCGCCCCGTACCCACAGCGGCGGCCGGGTGGGGTGACGGACAAGACTGTCGCTGACGGAGGGGCCGGTGGAACATCCACCGGCCCCTCCGTCACGCGCGAACGTATCTTCTGCCCGTCACCACCGCAGGGGCATCTCGGGACCGCCCCGGCCGCGTCCCGCAACTCGGGGGCCGATTTCCGGTTGAGTCCGGGCATGGACGCCAAGAAGCCCGCCTCGCACCCCTTTCAGCGGATCTCCCTCCCCCACCAGCCGCCTGCCCTGCCGCCGCCTGCGCTGCCGCCCCCGCCCCGCAGGCGCGCCGCCCGGCCGAGGGGGAGACGCCGATCTTCGACCAGCTGCTCAAGGAGTGGCGCGCGGGGGCGATCCGGCCGGTCGTGTCCTGGCCGGTCGACGATCCGGGGAAGATCGGGACGGGCGGCGCGGTTGGCACGGATGCTGGCCGTCCCTATCCGCGGCCCCGTGACGAGGAGCATGCCCGTGAGCCTGTACGACATCCCCCTGCGCACCCTGACCGGTGAGCCCGCTTCGCTCGCCGACTACCGGGGCAAGGCCCTGCTGGTGGTGAATGTGGCGTCCAAGTGCGGGCTGACCCCGCAGTATTCCGGTCTGCAGCGGCTGCAGCAGCGCTACGCCGACCGTGGCTTCAGTGTGCTGGGCTTCCCCAGCAACCAGTTCGCGGGCCAGGAGCCCGGCACCGCCGAGGAGATCGCCACCTTCTGCTCGGCGACGTACGGCGTGAGCTTTCCGCTGTTCGAGAAGACCGACGTCAACGGCGCGGACCGGCACCCGCTGTACACGGCGCTGACCGGCGCCGAGGACGCCGAAGGGGCGGCCGGTGACGTCCAGTGGAACTTCGAGAAGTTCCTGATCGATCCCCAGGGCCGGGTTGCGGGCCGCTTCCGGCCGCGCACCGAGCCGGAGGCCGAGGAACTGGTCACCGCCATCGAGGCGGCCCTGCCGGCCTGAGTCCCGGTGCCGCGCCGCCGGGCCGTGGGCGGGGGCGGTCCGTCGGCGCTCTGCGGCATACGGCCGGGCGGCGGCCTGGCGTCCGGGGGCCGGGCGGCGAGGCGCGGGTCAGGCGACGGCCGTGCCCGCGGCGTCCGTGGCCGTGTCCGGGACCGCGGCCGTCACCGCGGCCGTATCCGTGGCCGTGTCCGGGACCGCGGCCGTCACCGCGGCCGTATCCGTGACTGCGGTCGATCCGGATGCTCCGGCGGCTCCGCCCCCGTCGTCGCCCCCGGTCTCGTCGGACAGGATCTCGAAGCTGCCGGTCAGCCCGGTCATCCGCAGCAGCCGGGCGACGCTCCCGCCGCCGAAGACGCCCGTCAGCCGCAGCCGGCCGCCGCGCTGCCGCGTCCGGTAGCGGGCGCGGCTCAGCAGGGACAGTCCGGCGCAGTCGATGAACGTGACCGCGCGGACGTCGACCACGAGGTCGGTGCCCTGCGTACCGGTGATCTCGTCCAGCCGGTCGGACAGCACCGACACGGCGAGAATGTCCAGCTCACCGCGGAGTTCCAGCACGGTCGTGCCGCCCGGGGCGCTGCTGGGCCCCACGAGTCTCGGGTAGTACTGACCTGTTTCCATCGGCCCGGCCCACTTTCGTGCCGAGGCGCGGGATATGGCCACGCGTCTGCGGCGGAGATGTTCGGAAGGTGTGGGGGGCGCCCGGCGCGATCCGGGCGGTTCGGCCCGTTACCGGGTCGTCGGTGGTGCGGCGGTGTGTCGGCTGAGTCCCTGTGTTTCTGCTGCTGTGCACGTAGTTGTCTACGGCTTACCCGCGGGCCGCGCCCTCAAAGTCCCGGCGTGCGCCTGAGCTTCAGGTTGTCTCAAAGTCGCCCCTGGCGGGCGTGGCCAAGATAGATGGCCACGAGCCGGGCCGCGGGGCCTGACCGGCAGCGCGGGCTGTCGGATCCCGGGTACCCCTTGCACCGCCACCCAGGTGACCGGCCCACCGACGCCTCCCCGGCACCCCACCCGGGCACGCATCCCGAGAGCCCCCAATAGCACTCTTTCGGGCGAATTACACTGTCCGGACCGCCGGAAAGTGAGAGGTGTGTCCTGAAGCCGCCGGAGCCCGCGGGAGATCTCCCCAACCGCACCGCGCAGAGCCTGCGCGAGCTCGCCGGTGGGCCGGTCTCCCGGCTTCCGCAGCTGCTGGAGGCGATGGCGGCCGTCGGCTCCGACCACGACCTGGGCCGCGCCCTGGGCCGCATCGCCGAGACCGCCGCCTCCCTCACGGGTGCGCGCCACGCCGCCGTCAGCCTCCGCGACGAGGACGGCAACGGGCCCGGCGAGCCGGTCACCCACGGCGCACCCCCCGAAGGTGAGCCGCCCGCCGGAGGCTTTCTGGAGGTGCCCGTCCAAGTGCAGGGGGAGCTGTTCGGCACGCTGTCCGTCGCGGGGAAGGGCGACGGCGGGCAGTTCAGCGACGCGGATCTGCACCTGGTGCGGATACTGGCCACCGAGGCCGGTATCGCCCTGAGCAATGCCCGGCTGCACTCCGCCGCCCGGCAGCGCCGGCGCTGGATCGACGGCGCGGCATCCATCACCACGGCGCTGCTGGCCGGGCCCGAGACCGGCTCGACGACCGCCAACGCCCTCACGGTCGTCGCGGAGAAGGGCCGGGAGCTGGCCGAGGCGGCGACCGGGGCGGTCCTGCTGCCGCACGCCGAGGGCGGTATGGAGGTCGTGGCGATCTCCACCGCGCTGTCCGAGGCCGTACGGACCGAGGCGTACCGCGGCAGGATTCCGCCCCGGAGTCCGGTCGTCCACCAGATAGACGCCGGGCTCGCGGTCTTCTCCGACGACTTCGCCGACGACCCGCGCTCGGTCTCCCCGATATCGCGGCACTACGGCCCGGCGATGCTGCTGCCACTGCGCAGCAGCGGGCGGGTGCTGGGCGCCCTCGCACTGTGCCGGATGTCCGGCGACCGCCGCTTCAGCCACACCGAACGGACCCTGGGCACGCAGTTCGCCGCGCAGGCCGCGGTGGCGCTCGTGCTGGCCGACCGGCACCGGGACCGCGAGCGGCTGGCCGTCTTCGAGGACCGCGACCGCATCGCCCGCGATCTGCACGATCTGGTCATCCAGCGGCTGTTCGCCACCGGGATGCTGCTGGAGACCGCCCGGCGCAAGGCGCTGGTGCCGGAGGTGCGGGAGGGGGTGGGCCAGGCGGTCGACGAACTGGAGGCCACGATCCAGGAGATCAGAACGGCCATCATCGCGCTGCAGCAGGGACCGCCCGAGGCCCCGCCCGGCCTGCGCACCCGGGTGCTGCGGGAGGCCGGCGCGGCCACCGCGGCGCTCGGCACCCGGCCGTCGGTCCGGTTCACCGGTCCGGTCGACACCCGGGTCGACGACAAGGGCGCCCGTGAGCTGCTGGCCGCACTCCGCGAGGCGCTGGCGGACGTGACCGCCCCGGCCCCGGCACCGGCACCGTCACGGGCGCCGGCCCGGGTGGAGATCGCCGTGGACGTCACCGCCCCGCTCCCCGACGGCCGGCCGGGCATCCGGCTGACGGTGACCGGCCCGGACGGCGCCGGCCGGCCCCTGATCTGGGAGCGTCCGCTCCGGGGCGGGTGCGACGCCTGAGCCGCCTTTGGTCCCCTGTCCGGCGCGCCCGGCGGGTGAAACCACCGGAATCGCTTGACCTCAACATTGGTTGAGGTCATACGTTCCTTGTATGTCGCCGGTAACGCACGGCGATTCCGTGACGACCCGGCACACCGGAGGCCACCCATGGACATGGAAGTCACCGCCTGGCATGCGCTGCACAGCACGATGGCCGCGCAGCAGGGCAGACGCCGCTTCTCCCGCGGCACCCTGCGCCGCATCACGGCCTTCGCCCGGCCGCACCGCCGCCGTCTGCTGTGGTTCCTCGTACTGAGCACGGTGACCGCGATGCTCGCGGTGGCCACCCCGCTGCTGGCCGGCCGGGTGGTGGACGCGATCGTGGGCGGCGACTCGGCGTCCCTCGTCCTCGGGCTGTCCGGGCTGATCGCCGCGATCGCGGTCGCCGAGGCCGGTCTGGGACTGGTGACCCGCTGGCTGTCGGCGAGCATCGGAGAGGGGCTGATCCTGGATCTGCGGACGACCGTGTACGACCACGTCCAGCGGATGCCCATCGCCTTCTTCACGCGCACCCGCACCGGAGCGCTGGTCAGCCGCCTGAACAACGATGTGATCGGCGCCCAGCGGGCCTTCAGCGACACCCTGTCCGGGGTCGTCAGCAATATCGTGACGCTGCTGCTCACCCTCGTGGTGATGCTCGGTCTGTCCTGGCAGATCACCCTGATCGCGCTGGTGCTGCTGCCGGTGTTCGTGCTTCCCGCCCGCCGGGTCGGCCGGCGGCTGGCGGAGCTGCGCCGGGAGGGTGCCGACCACAATGCGGCGATGGGCACCCAGATGACGGAGCGGTTCTCCGCGCCGGGCGCCACCCTAGTCAAGCTGATGGGCCGCCCGGACCGGGAGTCCGCCGAATTCGCCATCCGGGCCCGCCGGGTGCGCGATATCGGGGTCCGTTCGGCCATGGTCCAGACGTACTTCGTCACCGCGCTCACCCTGGTCTCCGCCCTGGCGCTCGCGGTCGTCTACGGCCTGGGCGGGTACCTCGCGCTGCGCGGACGGCTGGAGCCCGGCGCGATCGTCTCCCTGGCCCTGCTGCTCACCCGGCTCTACGCCCCGCTGACCGCGCTGTCCGGCGCCCATATCGAGGTGATGAGCGCGCTGGTCAGCTTCGAGCGGGTCTTCGAGGTGCTGGACCTCAAGCCGCTGATCTCCGAGAAGCCGGATGCCCGCGCGGTCCCCGAGGGCCCGGTGTCCGTGGAGTTCGACTCCGTCCGCTTCGGCTACCCGTCCGCCGACAAGGTCTCGCTGGCCTCCCTGGAGGAGGTCGCCACCCTCGACGCCCGGGGCGGCGAGGAGGTCCTGCACGGCATCTCCTTCCGTGCCGAACCCGGCCAGATGGTCGCCCTGGTCGGCTCCTCGGGCGCCGGCAAGTCGACCGTGGCTCAGCTGCTGCCCCGGCTGTACGACACCGACTCCGGCGCGGTCCGGCTGTCCGGCGTGGACGTCCGCGAACTGACCGCCGCCTCGCTGCGCGACGTCCTGGGGATGGTCACCCAGGACGGGCACCTCTTCCACGACACGATCCGCGCGAACCTGCTGCTGGCCAGGCCGGAGGCGGCCGAGGAGGAGCTGTGGGACGCGCTGCGCCGGGCGCGTCTGGAGGACCTGATCGCCGGGCTCCCGGACGGGCTGGACACCGTCGTCGGCGAGCGGGGCTACCGCCTCTCGGGCGGCGAACGGCAGCGGCTGACCATCGCCCGGCTGCTGCTCGCCCACCCCCGGGTGGTGATCCTGGACGAGGCCACCGCCCATCTGGACAACACCTCCGAGGCGGCGGTGCAGGAAGCGCTCACCGAGGCCCTTGAGGGCCGTACCGCACTGGTCATCGCCCACCGGCTGTCGACCGTACGGGCCGCGGATCTGATCCTGGTCGTCGAGGGCGGACGAATCGTCGAGCGCGGAACGCACGAGACGCTGCTGGCCGCGGACGGGCGCTATGCGGAGCTGTACCGGACGCAGTTCACCGACTCGGAGGAGCGGCGGGAGGCCGCCGGGGAGGCCCGGCGGGTGAATACCGGTCCGGATGCCGTGCCGGAATCGGCGCTGGTGAACTGACGCCGCGCCGGACGGCCCCCGCCTCTTGGCGGGGGCCTTGCGGATGCCGAAAACTGAGATGATGACGCAGCGCGCGGAACACTCCACTGTCATGGATCGCCTCGCCCTCGATGATCTGATCACCGGGTACGCCATCGCCGTGGACGACGGCGACTGGCCCGGCTACCGGGCCCTGTTCACCCCGGACGGCCGGGCCGACTACCGCTCCGCGGGCGGCATCGAGGGCGGCGTGGACGAGATCACCGCCTGGCTCGGCGAGATGCTGCAGCACTTCGCCATCCGGCAGCATCTGATCGTCAACCGCCGCATCACCCTCGTCCGCCTGGACGGTGCCTCCGGGGACTCCGCCACCGTCCAGGCCGACTACTTCAACCCGATGCGGCTCGCCGGGCCCGCCACGGAGGGCGGGGGCGGCCCGACCGCCCCCAATTACACCTGCGCCGGCCGCTACGAGTTCACCGCCCGGCGCACCGCCGACGGCTGGCGGCTGACCGGCGTCGTCGTCCACGAGAAGTGGCGTGAGGTATGGGTCGACGGTGAGTGACCGCCCCCGTCGGGAGTCCCCCGGTCCGGCCGTTGCGGCGGCCGCTCTTTCCCCGGGCGGCCCCGCCGCGCACACTGGCCGTCCGACCGGCCAAGACCGGAAGCGGGCCGGCCGCATCCAGGGAGGCCGCATGGACACACCGCCAGGCCGTCCGGCGCGGTGGCTCGGCTCCCCCTGGACCCGGGGGGTGGCCACCGCGCTCGCCGGTGCGGTGCCGGCCCTCACCTTCCCCGCGCCGTCGTGGTGGTGGCTGGCGTATGTCGCGCTGGTGCCCTGGCTGCTGCTGGTGCGGTCGGCACCGACCCGCCGGCGGGCGGCGCTGGACGGCTGGCTGGGCGGCACCGGCTTCATCCTGGCCGTCCACCAGTGGCTGCTGCCCAGCCTGCACATCTTCATCCTCGTGCTCGCCCTGCTGCTCGGTGCGTTCTGGGCCCCCTGGGGAGTGCTGGTGCGCGTGCTGCTGGGGGACGCGCCCCCGGCGGGCGGGGCGGCGCGCGAGGGGCCCGCGCGGACGAGGTCCGGGGAAGCCGCTGCCGCGGGGCGGCGGGCTACGGGCGGTCGGTGTGCCGCCGCGCTGGTGCTGGTGCCGTCGGGCTGGCTGATGGTCGAACTGGTCCGTTCCTGGGAGTACTTGGGCGGCCCCTGGGGGCTGCTGGGCGCCAGTCAGTGGCAGGTGCCGCCCGCGCTGCGGCTGGCGTCGGTCGGCGGGGTGTGGCTGGTGAGCTTGCTGGTGGTGGCGGTGAACACGGCGGTGGCAGAGCTGATCGCCCGCCCGGCGACACGGCTGCCCGCTGTCGCCGGGCTGCTGGTGTGCGCGCTGGCGGCCACCATGGCCTGGTTCTGGGCGCCGGTCCCCCGCATCACCGGCACGGTGCGGGTCGCCGTCGTCCAGCCGAACCGGACCGGCACCCCCGCGGCCCGCCTGGACCGCAGCGAGGCCCTGACCCGGTCGCTGGCGGGCCGCGGGGTGCGCCTGATCGTCTGGGGCGAGAGCAGCCTCTACACGGACCCGGCGGACCACCCGGCGCTCGCCGCCCGCCTCGCCGCCCTCTCCCGGCGGACCGGCGCAGAGCTGCTGATCAACGCCGACTCCGCGCACGCCGAACGGCCGGGCATCTCCAAGAGCGCGGTCCTGATCGGCCCGGACGGACCCACCGGGGACCGCTACGCCAAGATGCGGCTGGTGCCCTTCGGCGAGTACATACCGTTCCGGTCCGTACTGGGCTGGGCAACGCGGGTCGGCAAGGCGGCCCCCAGCGACCGGCTGCGCGGCACCGGCCAGGTGGTGATGCCCCTCGCCGCCGCGGACGGGCTGCGCATCGGGCCGCTGGTCTGCTTCGAGACCGCCTTTCCCGACATGAGCCGCCATCTGGCGCGCGACGGCGCCCGTGTGCTGGTCGCGCAGTCCTCGACCTCGACCTTCCAGGACAGCTGGGCGCCCGCCCAGCATGCGTCACTGGCCGCGCTGCGCGCCGCGGAAAACTGGCGGCCCATGGTGCACGCCACCCTCACCGGCATCAGTGCGGTGTACGGCCCCCGGGGTGAGCAGATCGGCGAACGGCTGGGCACCGACCGCAGTGCGGCGGCCGTCTACGATCTGCCGCTGGCCGCGGGCACCAGCCCGTACACCCGGTTCGGTGACTGGGCGGTGTACGGGGCGATGGGTGCGCTGGTGCTCGCCGGCGGGTACGCGGGGCTGCGGGCGCTCAGCAGGCGGACTGCGCGAGCGCGTCGGTGATCACCCGTTCGCACAGCTCATGGGTGCGCAGGGCGTCCTCGGCGGACGCCTGCCGGCCGGCCCGTACGTCGTCCAGGAACGCCAGGACGATCTGCTCGATGCCACGCTGCCGGGCGACCGGCACCCAGTCGCCGCGGCGCCGGATGCTCGGCTGCCCCTTGTGGTCGATGACCTCGGCGAGATTGACGACCTGGCGCTTGGTGTCCTGTCCGGAAACGTCAAGGATTTCCTCGGTGGATCCGCTCAGGCGGTTCATGGTGCCGAGAGCGGTGAAGCCGTCACCGGAGAGCTGCAGCACCACATGCTGCATCAGCCCGTCACGGATCCGGGCACGCACATCGATGTGGTCGATCTCGCCGGGGACGAGGAACCGCAGGGTGTCCACGACGTGGATGAAGTCGTCCAGCACGAGCGTGCGCGGGTCCTCGGGCAGTCCGATCCGGTTCTTCTGCATCAGGATCAGATCGCGGGCGTGCTCGCGGCACTGGGCGTAGGCGGGAGCGAATCGGCGGTTGAAGCCGACGGCGAGCCCCACTCCGCGGTCTTCGGCGAGCGCGACGAGGCGCTGGGAGGTGGCGAGTTCGTAGGAGAGCGGCTTATCGACATAGGTCGGCACACCTGCCTCGATCAGCCGGTTCACGATCTCGGGGTGGGCGGCGGTGGCGGCGTGCACGAAGGCCGCGTCCAGGCCGGTGGCGAGCAGCGAGTCGAGGTCGCCGTGGAGCTGTGCCCCGGTCAGCCGGTGAGCGGCGCCGACGCGTTCGAGGGTCGCCGGGGTGCGGGTGTGCAGATGCAGTTCGAGCCCGGGCTGGGTACTCAGCACGGGGAGGTACGCCTTCTGGGCGATGTCGCCGAGTCCGATGCAGCCGACCTTCACTCGTGCTCCTTGGGTTGCGCCGCGGCCCTGGTGTCTCGCGTGCCGGAAGCATACGTGCCGTGCCGCCGGCCACCGGCCGGCGATCCCATCCAGGCCCGCAGCATCAGATCCGGCGGGTAGCCGCTCGACGGCATGCTGCGGCGCTGAGCGCGCCGCCTCACGGGGTGGGGACCGCGGTTCTACGGGGTGTGGCGCGCGGTGCCGTCGAGCCGTAGCTGCAGCCGGTCGATGGCGTCCCGCAAGCCCTGGCGGTATTCGCCGTCGGCGAGGGCGTTGACCGAGGCCCGGGCACGCCGCAGCTGCGCCCGCGCATCGGCAGGCCGGTCCAGGGCGGCGTAGTCGGCCGCGATATTGAGATGCAGCGAGGGGAAGAAGGCCCGGAGGGCGACGAGGGGGTGGCGGGGGCCGGGGCCGTCGGCCACCTTCGGCGCTTCCGGCGTCTCGGTGTTCCCGGGCCGTTCGGTGACAAAGCCCTCGGCCGCTTCCAGGGCCCTGAGGTCCCAGTCGAGCTCGTCCCTGGGGTCGTCCTGGGTGTCGGCCATGTAGTGGGCGAGAGTGCAGCGGTGGAAGGCGTCTCCCTGCGGCCCGATCTCGTGCCACAGTGCCGAGAGACGGTTGCGTGCCTCTTCCCGGTCGCCCGCGCGATGCAACATGATCGCCTGGCCGATCCGGGTCAGCACCCCGTCCTCGGGCGTCGCCTCCCGCCGCTTGTCCACCACCGTGCTCTCCGTATCCGCTCACCACGGTCACTGCCGTTCCCCCGACGCTAACCGCCGGAGGGGACCTGCGCGCGGTGTGCGCGACGCACCGGGTGGTGGGCTCCCCCGCCGTGATCGGCCGGACGGGCCGGACGGCTCAGCCCAGGTCAGGGATCCGCCAATCGATCGGGGTGTGCCCCTGTGCGGCGACCGCCGCATCGATCTGGGTGAAGGGGCGGGAGCCGAAGAACTTCTTCGCCGACAGCGGGGAAGGGTGCGCACCCTGCACCACGGCATGCCGCTCCTCGTCGATCAGCGGCAGCTTCTTCTTGGCGTAATTCCCCCAGAGCACGAAGACCGCCGGGTCGGGCCGGGAGGCCACGGCACGGATGACCGCGTCGGTGACCTTCTCCCATCCCTTGCCCTTGTGCGAATTGGGCTCGGCCTCGCGGACCGTGAGCACGGCGTTCAGCAGCAGCACTCCCTGCTGGGCCCAGGGCATCAGATATCCGTTGTCCGGAACCGGGTGGCCCAGTTCCTCCTTCATCTCCTTGTAGATGTTCCGCAGCGACGGCGGTGTCTTGACACCGGGCTGCACGGAGAAACACAGGCCGTGGCCCTGGCCGGCGCCGTGGTACGGGTCCTGTCCCAGGATGAGCACCTTCACCTGGTCGTAGGGCGTCGCCTCCAGCGCCGCGAAGACCTGCTCGCGGGGCGGGTAGACGGGACCGGCGGCCCGCTCCTGCTCGACGAAGTCGGTGAGCTCCTTGAAATAGGGCTTCTCCAACTCCTCGCCGAGGACCCCGCGCCAGGATTCGGGCAGCATGTCGGTCACCACGTCAACAACCTCCGGTGTGCATTGCGTTCTCACTCCCAGAACCTACCGGCGACCACTGACAATGCCGTCCGCGGGCCGGTGGCCCCGTCCTGGCCGCCCCGGTACCGGCCCTGTGCCCAGCCGGTCCCCCGACAGGTCTCCCCGGCGGGTCCGCCGGGGAACGAACGTGGTGCCGGCCCCGACGGGGACCGGCACCACGGACGCTGTCTCCTGGAACGCACACCACGGCAGGGCCTCCGGGCCCGCCCGGTGCCGTCAGACGCCGACGTTCAGGAACAGCCCGCCGTCCACGACCAGGGTCTGGCCGGTGATCCAGCCGGCGGCGTCGGACAGCAGGAAGGCCGCGGCCCCGCCGATGTCCTCCGGGACGCCGAGCCGCCCCATCGGGTAGCCGGCCGCCGCCTCCTCCTCACGGTTCTCGTACAGCGCCGCCGCGAACTTCGTCTTGACCACCGCCGGCGCGATCGC
This portion of the Streptomyces sp. 2114.4 genome encodes:
- a CDS encoding uracil-DNA glycosylase; translation: MLPESWRGVLGEELEKPYFKELTDFVEQERAAGPVYPPREQVFAALEATPYDQVKVLILGQDPYHGAGQGHGLCFSVQPGVKTPPSLRNIYKEMKEELGHPVPDNGYLMPWAQQGVLLLNAVLTVREAEPNSHKGKGWEKVTDAVIRAVASRPDPAVFVLWGNYAKKKLPLIDEERHAVVQGAHPSPLSAKKFFGSRPFTQIDAAVAAQGHTPIDWRIPDLG
- a CDS encoding Gfo/Idh/MocA family protein, with the protein product MKVGCIGLGDIAQKAYLPVLSTQPGLELHLHTRTPATLERVGAAHRLTGAQLHGDLDSLLATGLDAAFVHAATAAHPEIVNRLIEAGVPTYVDKPLSYELATSQRLVALAEDRGVGLAVGFNRRFAPAYAQCREHARDLILMQKNRIGLPEDPRTLVLDDFIHVVDTLRFLVPGEIDHIDVRARIRDGLMQHVVLQLSGDGFTALGTMNRLSGSTEEILDVSGQDTKRQVVNLAEVIDHKGQPSIRRRGDWVPVARQRGIEQIVLAFLDDVRAGRQASAEDALRTHELCERVITDALAQSAC
- the lnt gene encoding apolipoprotein N-acyltransferase, with the translated sequence MDTPPGRPARWLGSPWTRGVATALAGAVPALTFPAPSWWWLAYVALVPWLLLVRSAPTRRRAALDGWLGGTGFILAVHQWLLPSLHIFILVLALLLGAFWAPWGVLVRVLLGDAPPAGGAAREGPARTRSGEAAAAGRRATGGRCAAALVLVPSGWLMVELVRSWEYLGGPWGLLGASQWQVPPALRLASVGGVWLVSLLVVAVNTAVAELIARPATRLPAVAGLLVCALAATMAWFWAPVPRITGTVRVAVVQPNRTGTPAARLDRSEALTRSLAGRGVRLIVWGESSLYTDPADHPALAARLAALSRRTGAELLINADSAHAERPGISKSAVLIGPDGPTGDRYAKMRLVPFGEYIPFRSVLGWATRVGKAAPSDRLRGTGQVVMPLAAADGLRIGPLVCFETAFPDMSRHLARDGARVLVAQSSTSTFQDSWAPAQHASLAALRAAENWRPMVHATLTGISAVYGPRGEQIGERLGTDRSAAAVYDLPLAAGTSPYTRFGDWAVYGAMGALVLAGGYAGLRALSRRTARARR